One part of the Nostoc sp. PCC 7120 = FACHB-418 genome encodes these proteins:
- a CDS encoding ABC transporter substrate-binding protein has product MKTWFKYIKLLLLSVCTFLLVTGCNSNVSKLPSNQTTSNITTNCRVINHEAGKTQICGQPKKVVALSPPVLDMMLALGVQPAGYAEVDLLNSKVFDRPKEQIPYLGDRITSQPMNVGDRGNPSLESLLQLKPDLILGEASYNETEYQILNKIAPTILISHRDGITPAWQQTISIIAQALGREDKVPTVIAEYEQKLSQAKTAIAPIAQHQELLLLAFRGITLTSFTFGAETFAGGLLQDLGFKLVSPESTEYEVALEVLPKFKSDLIVIMPSGNNNIENAKRQWSQNPILQSISAHNTNRIYFIDYQLASRIRGPIAAELFVNQVRQLLS; this is encoded by the coding sequence ATGAAGACTTGGTTTAAGTATATAAAATTATTGCTGCTATCAGTTTGTACTTTTTTGTTAGTGACAGGCTGTAACAGTAACGTATCAAAATTACCAAGTAATCAGACTACCAGCAATATAACTACAAATTGCCGTGTAATTAATCATGAAGCAGGTAAAACGCAGATCTGCGGACAACCTAAAAAAGTTGTTGCTCTGAGTCCGCCTGTGTTAGATATGATGCTTGCTTTGGGTGTGCAACCTGCGGGTTATGCGGAAGTAGACTTGCTCAACAGTAAAGTATTTGATCGACCTAAAGAGCAAATTCCCTACCTTGGCGATCGCATTACCAGTCAACCGATGAATGTAGGCGATCGCGGTAATCCTTCTTTAGAAAGTTTACTGCAACTGAAGCCAGATTTGATTTTAGGTGAAGCATCTTATAACGAAACTGAATACCAAATCTTAAACAAAATTGCACCGACAATTTTAATAAGTCATCGAGATGGTATCACTCCAGCTTGGCAACAAACAATCTCAATTATTGCCCAAGCTTTAGGACGAGAAGATAAAGTACCAACCGTCATAGCAGAGTATGAACAGAAATTATCCCAAGCCAAAACTGCGATCGCTCCTATTGCTCAACACCAGGAACTATTGCTGTTAGCATTTAGGGGAATTACTCTAACCTCATTTACCTTTGGAGCAGAAACCTTTGCTGGCGGACTATTACAAGATTTAGGATTTAAGCTTGTTAGTCCTGAATCCACAGAATATGAAGTGGCGTTGGAAGTATTACCTAAATTTAAGTCCGACTTAATTGTGATTATGCCTTCAGGAAATAACAATATAGAAAACGCCAAGCGTCAATGGAGTCAAAATCCGATTTTACAGTCTATATCTGCTCACAATACAAATCGAATTTACTTCATTGATTACCAACTAGCAAGCCGCATTCGCGGGCCGATCGCTGCTGAGTTGTTTGTTAATCAAGTTCGTCAATTGCTGTCTTGA
- a CDS encoding helix-turn-helix transcriptional regulator, whose protein sequence is MVLILQESADCYQPLTENNNTPQSTIWEAHIHDPQGMSHGYRQWFHLRPGISLLTDCYQLNDDLVVEKAPSPALIWLELSFNIFGHNICEGVYPGENFLDVYRGLEPANHTEWQAQEKVLKFDIHLEYSELQRLFAHQMDLLPASFRRMFEKNDDEPEYRNFGITTHEMQIVLRQILNCPYQGLTKQLYLEGKILELLALRLEYLQENPTNINTDNTLKNHQVDGIYHARDILIKNLNNPPSLIDLARLVGLNDCTLKKGFQEVFGTTAFGYLHEYRMEQAKELLLEKEMNVTQVAQVVGYEARTSFIRAFRKKFGVSPTAYIQRNSA, encoded by the coding sequence ATGGTACTCATCCTTCAGGAATCAGCAGATTGTTATCAACCATTGACAGAAAATAACAACACTCCACAATCAACTATCTGGGAAGCTCATATACATGATCCGCAAGGTATGAGTCATGGTTATAGACAATGGTTTCATTTGCGCCCAGGAATATCTCTGCTCACTGATTGTTATCAGTTAAATGATGATTTAGTTGTGGAGAAAGCACCTAGCCCTGCTTTAATTTGGTTAGAGTTAAGTTTTAATATCTTTGGTCATAACATCTGTGAAGGTGTCTACCCAGGAGAAAATTTCTTAGATGTATATCGAGGATTAGAACCAGCAAATCATACTGAATGGCAAGCACAGGAAAAAGTTTTAAAATTTGATATTCACCTTGAATATTCAGAACTTCAAAGATTATTTGCTCATCAAATGGATTTATTGCCAGCTAGCTTTAGACGAATGTTTGAAAAAAATGATGATGAGCCTGAGTATCGGAATTTTGGCATTACCACCCATGAAATGCAAATTGTGTTACGTCAGATTTTAAATTGTCCCTATCAAGGTTTGACAAAACAACTTTATTTGGAAGGCAAAATATTAGAATTATTAGCTTTACGGTTGGAATATCTACAAGAAAATCCTACTAATATCAATACAGACAATACTCTTAAAAATCATCAAGTTGATGGTATTTACCATGCTAGAGATATTTTAATTAAAAATCTCAATAACCCACCTTCATTAATAGATTTGGCGAGGCTGGTGGGATTAAATGATTGCACACTAAAAAAGGGGTTTCAAGAGGTGTTTGGGACTACAGCCTTTGGATATTTACATGAATATCGTATGGAACAGGCGAAAGAATTACTCTTAGAAAAAGAAATGAATGTGACTCAAGTAGCCCAAGTGGTTGGTTATGAAGCGCGTACTTCTTTTATCAGGGCTTTCCGTAAAAAGTTCGGTGTGAGTCCTACTGCTTATATCCAAAGAAATTCCGCTTAG
- a CDS encoding TonB-dependent siderophore receptor, with protein sequence MLIKAGLLNTLYLATIVSILISNQTVRAEVNTTGNQTPQLSKDVSILAQAPTTEIVQVTGVTANPTEKGVEVILQTTSGEKLQLVNLSQGNAYIVDIPNAQLRLPNGDSFTFTSPKPVEGISEIIVTNLDANTIRVTVTGETGLPVVELFDSDEGLILGVVSATPPQTQATPEQPAAQTEENQEPIELVVTGEQDIYSVPNASTATRTDTPLRDIPQSIQVIPQQVLKDQQVTRILDAVRNVSGVTPQKGYGDATDFYTIRGFNSNRTLRNGFNVRAARGGTSTFTAPSSVERVEVLKGPASVLYGQLEPGGLVNIVTKKPLSDPYYAAEFTAGSYSFYSPSLDISGPLTTDKKLLYRLNASYQNFGSFIDFVNGENLSIVPVVNYQISDRTALTFEYEHSRSNQSFNDGLPIDPISFELPISRNLNNPDDTLDNTTNSLNFTLEHGFNDNIRLRTVFGASFSEGTTLAYRLFNYNPETNEVLRAFRNSPDYENDYSWQTDVIAKFNTGAVKHELLVGFELAFNDNAYNATDSEDSFINVFNPVYDTPIPLALYSFSGKSNSNTIGLYLQDQITLSPNLKLLIGGRYDFARAKSDSNFQFIGEPDSPTSDEFYNEAFSPRVGLVYQPIEPISLYASYSRSFLPNNAKTFSGEIIEPTRGKQLEVGVKADFGRLSTTLAAYEITKTNILTSDRDNPFFSLGVGEVRSRGIELDISGEILPGWNVIASTFINDSVITQDNNLPIGDTLVNAPRRGASLWTTYEIQTGDLQGLGFGLGVFYVGDRQAELPNNLVLPSYVRADASIFYRRDNWRIGLNFKNLSDTRYYESSQNSSLIYPGTPLTVLGTVSVQF encoded by the coding sequence ATGTTAATTAAAGCAGGTTTATTAAATACTTTGTACTTGGCGACAATAGTATCAATCTTAATCAGTAATCAAACTGTACGGGCAGAGGTAAACACCACAGGCAATCAAACTCCTCAACTGAGTAAAGATGTCTCAATATTGGCGCAAGCACCGACAACTGAAATTGTACAAGTAACAGGAGTGACAGCAAATCCTACAGAAAAAGGCGTGGAAGTTATTTTACAGACTACCTCTGGGGAAAAATTACAACTGGTAAATCTCAGTCAAGGTAACGCATACATAGTTGATATTCCTAATGCACAGTTACGCTTACCTAATGGTGATAGTTTTACATTCACTTCCCCAAAGCCAGTGGAGGGAATTAGCGAGATTATAGTTACCAATCTGGATGCTAATACTATTCGGGTGACAGTCACAGGTGAGACGGGATTACCTGTAGTAGAGTTATTTGATAGTGATGAGGGTTTGATTTTGGGGGTGGTGAGTGCAACACCCCCACAGACACAAGCTACACCAGAACAACCAGCAGCACAGACTGAAGAAAATCAAGAACCAATTGAACTGGTGGTGACAGGCGAACAGGATATATATAGTGTTCCTAATGCTTCCACTGCTACCAGAACCGATACTCCATTGCGCGATATCCCTCAATCGATTCAAGTGATCCCGCAGCAGGTGTTGAAAGACCAGCAAGTAACTCGCATCTTAGATGCTGTGCGGAATGTGTCAGGGGTGACTCCACAAAAAGGTTATGGAGATGCGACAGATTTTTATACTATTCGCGGATTTAACTCGAATCGAACTCTGAGAAATGGATTCAATGTTCGAGCCGCTAGGGGTGGTACGTCTACTTTTACCGCTCCTAGCAGCGTTGAGCGAGTCGAAGTTCTCAAAGGCCCGGCTTCCGTTTTGTATGGGCAATTAGAACCAGGGGGACTTGTAAATATTGTTACCAAAAAACCCCTCAGCGATCCCTACTATGCGGCTGAATTTACTGCTGGGAGTTACAGTTTTTATAGCCCTTCATTAGATATCTCTGGGCCTCTGACTACTGACAAAAAACTGTTATATCGCTTGAATGCTTCGTATCAAAACTTTGGTAGCTTCATTGATTTTGTCAATGGGGAAAACTTGTCTATTGTACCCGTCGTCAATTATCAGATTAGCGATCGCACAGCCTTAACTTTTGAGTATGAACATTCACGCTCAAATCAGTCTTTTAATGATGGTTTACCCATAGATCCCATTTCCTTTGAGTTACCCATCAGTCGAAATTTAAACAATCCTGACGATACACTTGACAATACCACTAATAGTCTCAATTTCACCTTGGAGCATGGATTTAATGATAATATCCGCCTCCGCACTGTTTTTGGAGCTTCTTTTTCTGAGGGGACAACTTTAGCCTACCGTCTGTTTAACTACAATCCAGAAACCAATGAAGTCCTACGAGCCTTTCGGAATAGTCCAGATTATGAAAATGACTATTCTTGGCAAACCGATGTGATTGCTAAGTTTAATACTGGCGCAGTCAAACATGAGCTACTTGTCGGATTTGAACTCGCTTTTAATGATAACGCTTACAATGCAACGGATTCAGAAGACAGCTTCATTAATGTTTTTAATCCTGTGTATGATACACCAATCCCACTAGCATTATACAGTTTTAGTGGCAAAAGCAATTCTAATACCATAGGTCTCTATCTCCAAGATCAAATCACCCTCTCGCCTAATTTAAAGTTATTAATCGGAGGTAGATATGATTTTGCTAGAGCTAAATCTGATTCTAATTTCCAGTTTATAGGTGAACCTGACAGCCCTACCTCAGATGAATTTTATAATGAAGCCTTTTCCCCGCGTGTGGGATTGGTGTATCAACCGATTGAACCCATCTCTTTGTATGCTAGTTATAGTCGCTCCTTTCTCCCCAACAATGCTAAAACTTTTAGTGGAGAGATAATTGAACCAACTCGTGGTAAACAGTTGGAAGTAGGAGTCAAAGCTGATTTTGGGAGACTTTCGACAACTCTAGCAGCTTATGAGATTACTAAAACTAATATTCTCACCAGCGATCGTGACAACCCTTTTTTCTCTCTTGGGGTGGGAGAAGTCAGAAGTCGTGGTATTGAGTTAGACATTTCTGGAGAAATTTTACCAGGTTGGAATGTCATTGCTTCCACTTTTATTAATGATTCCGTCATCACCCAAGATAATAATCTACCTATTGGTGATACATTGGTTAATGCTCCAAGGCGTGGAGCTAGTCTGTGGACAACCTATGAAATTCAGACGGGCGATTTGCAAGGATTGGGCTTTGGCTTAGGGGTATTTTATGTTGGCGATCGCCAAGCTGAATTACCCAACAATCTTGTGTTACCATCCTATGTGCGTGCTGATGCTTCTATTTTCTATAGACGCGATAACTGGAGAATAGGATTAAATTTTAAAAATCTATCTGACACGAGATATTACGAATCATCTCAAAATAGTTCATTGATATATCCAGGAACACCACTTACTGTATTGGGAACTGTTTCAGTACAATTTTAA
- a CDS encoding iron-siderophore ABC transporter substrate-binding protein, with amino-acid sequence MSKRWLYSLQLIFFITLVFVLVTGCYSHPNQNIQSANSKPVTSECRIIKHPLGETCIPLHPQRIIAMDEDILEILVALDLKPIAVAINFDEWSSREKQLWQKAEGIDSIVIGNHGILNLEKMLLLKPDLILGLAESTDRKSYELFSQIAPTVTVDYAQTAWRDVLLRVGNIIGKTEQAQKLIAEFQQRIEKLRVIVKNKLGKTKISVVRVYNYFHKTIEFRSNFSFPGSLLVELGLSFPEKQNQIPTSPGFPFVFASLERLDLLDADVMFVTLDAGGEENFKKFQASPLWQKLKAVKNNCVYTVDSGYWIFGNIMSANAILDDLDKYLLQQCR; translated from the coding sequence ATGTCCAAACGGTGGCTTTATTCTCTCCAGCTAATCTTCTTTATAACCTTGGTCTTTGTATTAGTGACGGGTTGTTATAGCCATCCAAATCAAAATATTCAATCTGCTAATTCAAAACCAGTCACATCTGAATGTCGAATTATCAAGCATCCCTTGGGAGAAACCTGTATTCCTTTGCATCCCCAGCGCATTATCGCTATGGATGAAGATATTTTAGAAATTTTGGTAGCACTAGATTTAAAACCCATAGCTGTAGCCATAAATTTTGATGAATGGAGTAGTAGAGAAAAACAATTATGGCAAAAAGCTGAAGGTATAGATTCAATTGTTATAGGAAATCATGGTATTTTGAATCTAGAAAAAATGCTGCTATTAAAACCAGATTTAATTTTAGGTCTAGCAGAAAGCACCGACAGAAAAAGCTACGAGTTATTTTCGCAAATAGCCCCGACTGTTACTGTTGATTATGCTCAAACTGCTTGGAGAGATGTCCTTTTGCGTGTTGGTAATATAATCGGTAAAACTGAACAAGCCCAGAAATTAATTGCTGAATTTCAGCAACGAATAGAAAAATTGCGGGTAATTGTAAAAAACAAATTGGGAAAAACAAAAATTTCTGTAGTACGTGTATATAATTACTTTCACAAAACAATAGAATTTCGCTCCAATTTCTCATTCCCCGGTAGCCTTCTTGTGGAGTTGGGACTGTCTTTTCCAGAAAAACAAAATCAAATTCCTACTAGTCCAGGCTTTCCTTTTGTATTTGCAAGTCTAGAAAGACTAGACTTACTAGATGCAGATGTAATGTTTGTCACATTAGATGCTGGTGGTGAAGAAAACTTCAAAAAATTTCAGGCTAGCCCCTTATGGCAAAAGCTGAAAGCAGTCAAAAACAATTGCGTATACACAGTTGATTCAGGTTACTGGATATTTGGCAATATTATGTCAGCTAACGCCATACTCGATGATTTAGATAAATACCTTCTCCAGCAATGTAGATAA
- a CDS encoding DUF1636 family protein: protein MTKHTLFVCKSCHRSSEELAENQPCDGSILLDKITSLYSEKFATEELEIQSVGCLWACSRGCVVALSSPEKPTYLLVDLPPDAENASALLEFTQMYINNRKGAFMWEKLPKELESAIFASIPSVLTKPEG from the coding sequence ATGACCAAACACACCCTATTCGTTTGCAAATCTTGTCACCGTTCATCGGAAGAATTGGCAGAAAATCAGCCTTGCGATGGCAGTATTTTACTTGACAAAATTACCAGCTTGTATTCAGAAAAATTTGCAACAGAAGAACTGGAAATTCAGTCTGTGGGATGTTTATGGGCTTGCAGCCGTGGCTGTGTTGTGGCGCTTTCCAGTCCAGAAAAACCAACCTATCTGTTGGTTGATTTACCTCCAGATGCAGAAAATGCTTCAGCATTACTCGAATTTACACAGATGTACATTAATAATCGTAAAGGGGCGTTTATGTGGGAAAAACTTCCCAAAGAATTGGAGTCTGCCATTTTTGCAAGTATTCCTTCTGTATTGACGAAACCGGAAGGTTAG
- a CDS encoding helix-turn-helix transcriptional regulator, producing the protein MTLVLQEDFHHLLTSEPLDNNAPFQLKTYELQVDDPRGISHGYRRWLYLRPGISLLLEKYNLQENLVIEYSPHQPYSCLELGFHILGRDPHLDLRTGQNFIALELDPGESSWKEWQAQKEFLKLDIHIEYALFESFVFDHIDKLPADFRQIIENANSGEMNYLQIGRTTPQMQTILQQILNCPYQSLTKQLYLEAKVLELMALRFEELQDSLILNQNINLKPIQIDSIYQARDILINNFTNPPTLIALARQVNLNDCTLKKGFQQIFGTTVFGYLHNYRMEQAKELLLDAKLTVNQVAQYVGYASRSAFMTAFCKKFGVSPSVYSRKNSV; encoded by the coding sequence ATGACCCTTGTTTTACAAGAAGATTTTCATCATTTATTGACATCAGAACCACTAGATAATAACGCTCCTTTTCAACTCAAAACTTATGAATTGCAGGTAGATGATCCCAGGGGGATAAGTCATGGTTATAGACGGTGGTTGTATTTACGTCCAGGAATCTCCCTGTTGCTAGAAAAATATAATCTGCAAGAAAACTTAGTTATTGAATATTCCCCACATCAACCTTATTCTTGTTTAGAATTAGGGTTTCATATTTTGGGTCGTGACCCTCATTTAGATTTAAGAACAGGGCAAAATTTCATAGCTTTAGAACTAGATCCTGGTGAAAGTAGTTGGAAAGAATGGCAAGCTCAAAAAGAGTTTTTAAAACTAGATATTCATATTGAATATGCTTTATTTGAAAGTTTCGTATTCGATCATATAGATAAATTACCTGCCGATTTTAGACAGATCATTGAGAATGCTAATAGCGGTGAAATGAATTATCTGCAAATTGGTAGGACAACACCACAAATGCAGACCATTTTACAACAAATATTAAATTGTCCCTATCAAAGTTTAACAAAGCAACTTTATTTAGAGGCTAAAGTATTGGAATTAATGGCGTTAAGGTTTGAAGAATTACAAGATTCGCTTATCTTAAATCAAAATATTAACCTCAAACCGATACAAATTGATAGTATTTACCAAGCCAGAGATATTCTCATTAATAATTTTACTAATCCACCAACATTAATAGCCTTAGCACGGCAAGTCAATCTGAATGATTGCACTCTTAAAAAAGGCTTTCAGCAAATATTTGGTACAACTGTCTTTGGTTATTTGCATAACTACCGTATGGAACAAGCCAAGGAATTACTTTTAGATGCCAAGTTAACTGTCAATCAAGTAGCACAATATGTAGGTTATGCTAGTCGTAGTGCTTTTATGACAGCTTTCTGTAAAAAGTTTGGCGTGAGTCCTAGCGTTTACTCGCGCAAAAATTCCGTTTAA